The Methanococcoides methylutens genome segment TCTTCAGCTGTGTTCACGACCACAGTGATATCCTCCTCAGGAAGGACATTTCTTAAACCATCGATCAATTTGGGAGTTCCCGTTCCGCCGGACAATACGATCATAAAACAACCTCTGTTTCCATCAAATAACGGAACATCATTATACCATGAAGACTATTTAAACCATATGAAAGTCATTCGGGATCCGGTACATGGGTACATAGAACTGGACCAACTTGTATTGTCATTGATAGATACACCCCAAATGCAGCGTTTAAGAAGAATTCAGCAGTTGGGCCTGTCAAATCTTGTATATCCCGGAGCAAACCATACTCGTTTTGAACATTCCCTTGGAGTAATGCACCTTGCAACTACCCTGACATCACAGCTAAACTCTATCGAGAAAGATGAAAAGGATGAGATCCGTGCAGCTGCACTTCTCCATGACGTCGGCCACGGACCGCTCTCACATGTTACAGAGAGTATCATAAAACAGTATACACGCCAGAGACATGAAGATGTGAAACCTATCCTCAAAAAAGGCGAGATCGCAGAGATACTGAACGAACACGGACTTGATCCTGTGACCATTGCAGATCACATAAAGGGCGAAACATCACTGGGAAAGATAGTTAATAGCGAGATCGATGTGGACCGTATGGACTATCTGGTGAGAGATGCACATTATACAGGTGTTGCGTTCGGACTTGTGGACCATGCACGCCTGATACATGAGATGCAGTTCTACGAGGATAATCTGGTTGTCGGCCTGGGAGGTCTGAAAGCCGCAGAATCACTTCTTGTTTCACGTTTCCTTATGCACCCCTCGGTCTATTACCACCACGTATCCAGGATAGCCGAAACGATGTTTACAAGGGCGGTCCAGGACCTTATCAACAAGAAGACGCTCGACCCGTTCAAACTGCGCCAGATGGAAGATGCAAGGTTGTTCGAGATGATCAGGGCAGACGATGGGTATGCAGGCGAGCTTGGAAAACGACTCGATGAAAGAAGGCTTTACAAACGTGCCCTTCATGTTGGCATTGAGGTTGTTGGTGAGAACGTCCTGCGTTACAGGGGAAAGGTAGACCGGGTAGAAAATGAGATCGCAGATATGGTTGGCATCGACAGCAGCGAGATCCTGATCGACATCCCAAAGCGACCGGAGATCGCTGAAATGAAGGCATTGATCAAGGTCGACGGGAAGATGCTGAGGCTTGATGAAGCCTCCAATATCGTGGCCACCATAGAGAATGCCCACCAAGATAACTGGAGAATGGGCGTGTACACTATTAAGGAACACAGAGAATCTGTCAGGAAGGCTGCACAGGAATTCTTTGACACAAAGAAAGGAACAAAGCAGTTCAGACTTACAGACCTATGAGGTGATACTTTGCAGGAAATGAGAACACAGACAAGCAGAGGAGAACTTTTACTTGAACACCGACTCATCGGCGAAGACCTTGTGATAACACTTACAGGTGGCAGAGGACACATTGGAGCTGTAGCCGTGGGCTACTATGACAGAATACCCGGACATGCATCCTCATCGGTAATAACCCTGCCATCCCACAGGGATGACGCCATAGCTCTTGATGCTGCAAGGCGTATAAGTTCGGCCACACATAGCACAACAGTTGTTACCGTAGGAATAAATTTTGAGAATATTACACTTGAAGAGATCGAAGAAGTGCTGTCCGCTTCGAACGAACTGATCAATGAATTCATAGGATCAATGAAGGAGAAACAATAATGGAGAGGGAGACGGAGAGGAAGAAGGAGATAGTTATCGGGATAAGCGGAGCCTCCGGTGCACAGTATGGCGTCCGGTTGCTTGAGATCCTGGCAGATATGAATATAGATACCCACCTGATACTCACAAAGGCTGCAGAGAAGATCATCGAAGTAGAGACCGACCTGACAGTGGAAGGCATAAAAGAATTGGCAACATCGGTCCATGATGAGAATGACTTCACCGCACCTATAGCAAGCGGATCCCACCCCTTTGTAGGTATGATAGTGGCACCCTGCAGCATGAAAACACTCGCATCAGTGGCAAACGGGACCTCCGATAACCTCATTGCACGTACAGCTGATGTGTGCCTTAAGGAAAGGAGAAAGCTCATTCTGATGGCCAGGGAAACCCCACTCAGCGGCATCCATATTGAGAATATGCTAAAAGCACATAATGCCGGAGCGATCCTGCTTCCCGCCTGCCCTGCATATTACAACCGGCCGGAATCAATCGATGACCTTATCAATTTCATGGCAGGAAGAGCACTCGACCTTATAGGTGTCGACAATAATGCCTACAAGCGCTGGCAGTGAAATGCCAGAGATACCGCCGCATCAGGAATATTGAGCGAACATTATGGCCATTAAACTGGCAAAATGAAGATCATTCATGCAAAATTACCGCAAATTAAGCAATAATTCATCAAAAAAGCATTCCCGAATGGTTAAATATATATACTACGACTTCTATTTAGAGGAACGTGCCTCCAAAGGCACTGCATGCGAGGTCTTTTGCATGCAATGAACACGATGGGATAGTAGGGTAGCCTGGTCGATCCTCGAGCGTTTGGGACGCTTGGACTGCGGTTCAAATCCGCGCTATCCCACCAAAATTCAACTTTTTTAATTAACTTATCATTGACAACTTGCTATTGACATTTACAATATACTACTGAAAAGTAATTTTCGACGTATTTGGATTAGTTTTATTTAATATGCAGTAGTCAGAAATTCTCATGGTTATGGCAAAAATAAAGTTATTTGCAAATCTCAGGGAATCAGCAGGAGAGTCTGAAATGAAGATGCAAGGAGAGAACATACAGGAGATCCTTGACGGTCTGCTCACAAGATACCCACAGCTTCAGGAACTGATATTCAATGATGTCGAAGGGAAAAGAGAACTTCGAAGTTACATCAACATACTCATAAATGGGAACAATATCCTGCACCTTGAAGGACTGGATACCATTGTCAATGATGACGACGAGATCGCAATATTCCCACCTGTATCGGGTGGCTGATCTTCTTAAGACGCATCCCGCATTGAACTTCAATTTCATAAATGACATTCCCGGAAAGAACACAGGACCTGGCAAGTATAGCATTCGGAGGATTTTTAGGTGCTATATCCAGATATGCAGTTTCATCCAGCACCATTTCACCCAATGGAACACTGATTGTGAATGTGGTTGGAAGCCTTCTTCTGGGAATGATGATGTATGATTATGATTACCTTTGCCACATCAGTCAGAGGACACGACTGACATTTGGAACAGGGTTTATGGGAGCCTTTACGACCTTTTCTACTTTCGCCGTTGAAACCTACGATCTTGGAGGAAACTCTGCGATATTTAATATCGGAATCAATCTCGCACTGACCCTTTTGGCAGTTTTCCTCGGAAGAGGCATTATTATCTACCTGTTCAGGAGGAAAGGAAGTGCCCATGGGAATTGAAGCAGTACTGCTGGTGGGTCTTGGAGGTTCCATAGGAGCCTGCCTAAGGTATCTTGTTTCGGGGACAGTACCGGTTATGAAAGGACTTCCCACAGGAACCCTCCTTGTAAATGTTATCGGAAGCACCATACTATCCACGCTGACATTTCTCTCAGTACCATACGCCAGCTTTCACCTTATCAACATAGGCATCCTCGGCTCCTTCACGACGTTCTCAACCTTTGCATATGAAAGCTTCAAGCTGTTAGAAGAGGGTCGCACAGAGCTATTTGTATCCAATATAACACTTAACCTGTTGCTTTGTCTTTCAGGCGTTTACATCGGGCAGCACATAGCAAGTTTAATCTAATTTGAAAAATAGAGATTAACATATGACATCAGCTATTCTCAGGATATACCTTAATGAGAACGATTACTGCGATGGAAAACCTGCACATGAGAAGATACTTGAGTTTATGAGAGATTCAAATATCTCCGGTGCAACCGTTCTTCATGGCATCGAAGGATATGGAGTTCATAGCAAGATACATACAACAAGCATTCTGAGACTCGGCACAGACCTGCCAATTGTTGTAGAAGCAGTCGATTCCGAAGAAAAGATAAGAAAGATTCTCCCTGAACTTTGCAGGATGATCCCAAAAGAACTTATCACCTTGCAAAAAGTTGAGATCATTTCAGGAGAGAATGTCTGAAGAAACTCTGAACTTTAACGGTAAAGTACTACTGAATGCCCCCTTACATCAATGATCGTTGATCTTGTAGCATCTGCAAGCTTTTCAGCAATGCCATCGATCCCATCCTCTTCTTCGTAAGAAGCACTCTTTAAGACCTTAACTTTGACAAGATGCCGATCTTTAATGACCTTTTTCAGTTCAGTTATCAGCTGGTCAGAAACCCCGCCTTTGCCCACATTTAGAATAGGCTTTATGTGGGTTGCTTCAGACCTTAGTTTGTACAGCTTTTCTTTATCCATATGAACCTACACAAAATTTATGCCAATTATACCTTACGGCAGTATTTGCATATGATAATGCAAAATAACCATTTAATTGAAGAAAAGAATTATTCAGGCTTCTCAATAGATACATTACTGCCGTCAATCTCAAACTCATACCAGGGAGTAGGTTTTGGAGTAATACCCAATATCCTGATAGAATAACCGGAATCATTTTCCTTTATTTCTATCATACCATCAAAAAGCTGCTTCAGGGTAGCCACGGTCTGTGCATCATGCATTTCATCTTCCACTATGAAGATACCAAAGGAATTTGATGCTTTAATGCGACCTGTGAAAACATGTAAGAACCTGAACAATGTCTGAAGATTGGAATACATCAGGATAGTAGAAAGGGAATTGATACAGAATCTCAAGCCAGGGGCCTTTTTCTGAACAAGGAACTCCTCGAAATACTGACCGATCCTTACCCCGATACCTGTGAGATCCACAGGACTGGCTGCCCTTTTTATATGCTCTTTATCCAATGCAGGGATACCAAGTGTTTTTGTGACACAATCCACAATACCGAGATTCTCATTGTCAGTATCCAGACCGTTATTTGAGAACCAGTCCAGTACACGCTCCCCGGTCTCACGGGTAGAGACAATTATGGAAGAATCACCCTGTTTAAGCCCATTGCAGATAATAGTATTAACGAGATCATCCTTTCCACTCATAGGAGGGCCGATAAGCATCAGGTTGGTGCCCTCTTTAACACCACCGATCAGATCGTCAAGTTCTTTGATACCAAACAAATATTCAGCCATGTAAACATTCCTACAACGGACTTGTCAATGCGAATGCATGAGATCACCGGATTTGACCTGACGTTGCATTACTTCAGAGTAAATTAAGTGGGATTTGATCCACATTCAAATCGTACCTGTTATATTATATCCCTTATGGATACGTCATAAGGGATAATCATATTAATAATATATCTTTGCAGGGACTATATAAATATAGATATTAGGTGAACTCGCATACTCAAAATATTCACCTTATGTGTTTTACAACATGACCTGCTTCCGGAATGATGATCTCTGAGAGTGCAAGTTCAACTGCACCAGGTGATCCGGGAAGACAGAAGATCGCTTTATCCCTTATGATCCCGGCAGCAGCGCGGGTCAGTATAACTGCAGAACCTATCTGTTCAATGCTCTTGTATCTGAAAAGTTCCCCGAATCCGGGCATCTGCTTCTCGAACATCGGCACCAGGGACTCGACGGTAACATCAGTGGGAGTCAGACCGGTGCCACCAGTAGTGACAATAATGTCGGCTTCTTTTTGCAGGGCATCCAGAACAGCTTTCTTTATATCCGAGCTTTCATCGGAAACAAGCTCATAACCCAGTACATGATGACCATTCTTTTTCACAAGTTCCACCATCAATTCGCCGGATATATCCTCAGCATCTTCGGGAGACCGTGCTGATCCATATTTGGCAAACCTTGAGGTAGATATTGAGATCAAATAAAAACCAAGACTTTTTCGGGCATCTTTCCTGTGCTCATGAGTAACAGAGTCCATATGACAAATTATAGGCATGCAATATATATTGATTTCCAGAAGATACCTTTTTCAATATAAATACTAAAGATACTCCAAAACCTGGATATATAAGATGTAATTTAGTATAGCACGGGAAAAAAGGAAAATACATTTTCTATTGATAAGACTTATAAACCCCTAAGTAGTAGGGGGATGCATCATTGACACATTTACAACTTAAAGATTTTCAAGACGCGTTGCCAACATATCCAGAACAACGATCTGGCGACCAGATCAAAAAAGCAGGAAACCCAATGCGTTCTTAAGATCACACTGATCATATTAAGGAGGTTCAATCTCATGGTAAGAAAACCAGCAAGTATGTACAGAAACGTAAAATCACGCTCAAACACAAGACGAAAATATATGGGCGGTGTTCCAGGCAGTCACGTAATCCACTACGATGATGGAAACAAGACAGCAGAGTTCCCTGTGAAGATCACACTGATCTCAGAAGAAAGATGCCAGATCCAGCACAAAGCTCTCGAAGCTGCACGTATCACTGCAAACAGAACAATGACAACAGCAGCAGGTCGTAGCGCATACCACATGAAGCTCAGGGTATACCCTCACGAAGTTCTCAGAGAGAACAAGCAGGCTACCGGAGCAGGAGCGGACCGTGTATCCAGTGGAATGAGAGCAGCATGGGGAAAGAATGTAGGAACAGCAGCAAGAGTTGCTGCAGGACAGAAAGTATTCACAATATCTGTTAACAAAGAGCATTTCCCAATGGCAAAAGATGCTCTCCGAAAAGCTGGCCAGAAACTGCCAACCCCTGTAAGGATCGTTGTCGATCAGGGTATGGAACTGGTACAGTAAACAGAACACTTATCAAAAAAGAGGGTATCAAAATGGATGATTACGAAGCGCTATTGGAAAGGGCAATAGAAAACCTGCCAGATGTGGAAACTACGGATGTTCGTTTCGTAATTCCCGAACCCAGGATATTTGTGGAAGGTAAGACCACCGTCCTTGAGAACTTTGGGAACATTGCAGACGTACTGAACAGAGATCCGGACCATATTATGAAATACCTCACAAGGGAAATGGGAACTGCCGGAAAGCTTGATGGAAACCGTGCAATATTCCAGGGAAAATTCCCAAGAGAGAATATCAAATCAAATATCGACGCCTACGTTGAAGAGTATGTTATATGCTCCGAATGTAATCGCCCGGATACCCAGCTTGTCAAATCTGACAGGATAATGATATTGAAATGCTCAGCTTGTGGTGCACACCGTCCTGTTAAAAAGAGGAGGACCACAATTGCAACACCCCGCGATGCAGTCGAAGAAGGCGAGGAGTATGAGGTCAGGATCGATGCCGTTGGTTCAAAAGGAGACGGAATCGCTAAACTTGCCAAATTCACCATATTCGTCCCAGGCGCTGCAAAAGGCGATGTCGTAAAGATCAAGATCAAGAGGATCAGCGGGAACCTTGCATTTGCAGAACGCGCTTCTTAAGCAGCGTTCTTTGATCATAAACACTATTGATCTAGCCCTTTCCGAATTGTCTGCCCGGGACAAAACTGTCCAGGGGCAGATAATAAAGGAAACAGGATATAAAGAGGGTTTAGATGGACCGGAAACCAATTTCAATACCAGAGTTCGATGGACTTGTTGAAAGCGGTTTTCCAAACAATGATGTTGTATTCTTTACAGAACAGAACGAAACTGGCAAAACCGGTTTCGGAGTTCATTTTTTTGCAAATAACAAATACCAACAATGCCTAACCGGTGGTCTATACAAATATAAAAGAAATCCCTTAGAGACCATTAATTAATACATATCCAAAAGGCATCCATAGATCATGATGCAAAAGGTTGTAAGACCTGACATAGAGAGGATTTTGAAATGGCTAACACTGAAAGAAAAACAGACATGGACCAAAGTGAAGAAGACATTACAGTACTTTCACTCCCGGGCCTTACCATTGACCTGAAGCATCAGAACGGATTCCTACAACTGGAAGCAAAAGGCCATTTGCGTGGTGTTTGTTCCCCTTTCCTGAAAAAATTCAATTCTACCCTTGAAGCGGAAAAACCAGCCCTTGTTGAAAAAGACAGGGTTATAGCATCAACATGGTTACCACCAATACCGGGCAAGGTCTTCAATAGGCTCCTCTATGCCGAAACACAGATAGCGCTTGGAAAGTATATTCCAGAAACGGTGTCCTTTGAAATAACAAGACAGTGCAGATGTAAATGTGACCATTGTGTGATCAGCGGCGGTGAAGGCGACCTTGATGTCGATACTGTAAAACGGACAATCGATGAAGCCCTTGACATGGGAGCCGTTGTCATCACCTTTACCGAAGGAGACCCTCTTCTTCGAGAAGATATATTCGAACTTATTGATTACGTCGACAAGGACCGTGCCATTGTCAACATGTATACACCTGGCACAGATATGACACAGGAAGTTGCTGAGAGACTAAAGGAGGTCGGACTTCACAACCTTCTGGTAAGCATATATTCCACTGTTCCCGAAGAACATGATGATGTGCGAAAGCTGGAAGGCGCTTTTGAAAAAGCGACCAATGCCATCAGATATGGACTTGACGCAGGGCTTCTTGTTACAATGTGCACCCATGTTTCCCCGAAGAACATTGAAAAACTGACATCCATGTACCAGTTCGCAAAAGAACTCGGAGTGCATGAGTTCTCATTATGGGAATCCGTACCAAAGAAACCTGAAGACCCCATCATAACAGACGAGGACCGGGAAGTCATAATGGAAATGTACCGCAGGATAAATGCTACCGAGGACGGACCCAGAATATTCGCAAACACATACTTTGAAGGCGAGATGTTGGGATGTATGGCCGGCCAGCGCTGGTTACATGTGTGCGTTGAAGGATCAGTAAAACCCTGCCCCTACATACCATTCAGTTTCGGGAATATCAAAACAGATAACCTCAGGACGATCTGGAGCAGGATACGCAAGGTCAGTGACTTTAAAGGAGAGCGACACTCCTGCCTGATGCAGGAGAAGGACTACCTGAAACTTGTATCGAAGATACCTGAAGATGCCGGAACACCATACGACTTCGATCTTATCAGGTAACCGATATATACGTTCAGCTATTCAAGGATAATAACAAAATCTTAAGCGGAATTTGACAGAGGCAGCACATGAATATGAAACTTGATCCATGGGGTTCAGTCAATATTGACGATTACTCAAAATTGTTCGATGAATTCGGAATCCTTCCATTTGAGGACATTTGCTCTGAACTCCCTGACCCACACAGGTACATGCGCAGGAAGATAATCTTCGGCCACAGGAGCTATGACCTGATAACAGATGCAATGAAGAACAAGGACCCTTTTTCGGTCATGAGCGGTTTCATGCCCACCGGAGGCGGCCATCTCGGACACAAAATGGTCATGGAAGAGATCATCTGGCACCAGAAAATGGGAGGTGATGCTTTTGTAGGCATCGCAGACAGGGAAGCCTATTCAGTAAGAGGTGTTTCATGGGAAAAATGCCGTCAGATCGGAATTGAAGATTACATCGTAAGCCTGATAGCCCTTGGTTTTGAGCCAAACGGTCACATTTACTTCCAGTCAGAATCCGAAAATGTCAAGGAACTTACCTTCGAACTCGGTTCAAAAACGAACTTCTCCGAGCTAAGTGCCATCTATGGATTTAGCGGAGAGACAAGCGTGTCGCACATGACAAGCACCCTTTCCCAGAGTGCGGATATACTCCAGCCACAACTTTCAGAGTATGGCGGGCCAAAACCTACGGTAATCCCAGTAGGTGCTGACCAGGACCCACACATGCGCCTGACGCGTGGTATCGCACACAAGATGAACATGTTCAGGATCGAAGGACGCGAAGATAAGAACAATAACAAGTACTTCAGTGTTCGTAGCAAGGCTGCCCCTGAAGGCGCACTTGCGGATGTCGCGGAAAGACTGCCATGGGATACAAAGCTTTTCGAAGGACATGTTGATGTCTTCGGAGCTGATGATTATAACAAACTCCTGAACACCGTAAGGGAAGTTGAGATCGAGTACGGAGGTTATGCTTTTGTACCGCCATCTTCCACCTACCACAGATTCATGTCAGGACTGCAGGGAGGTAAAATGTCCAGCAGTGTACCTGAGAGTATCATTTCACTAAAGGAAGATCCAAAGGCTGCTGCAAAGAAAGTAAAACGTGCCAAGACCGGCGGCAGGATGACACTTGAGGAACAGAAAAAGCTTGGTGGGGATCCAAATAACTGTTCTGCCTTTGAACTCCTTATGTTCCACCTCGTAGAAGACGATAAAGAACTTGAAGAGATCTACGATGAATGTGTTTGCGGAAAACGTATGTGTGGCACCTGCAAATCCCTTGCCGCAGAACTGATGACCGAATTCCTGACAGAACACCAGGAAAAGCGTGAGCTGGCAAAGGACCGGCTGGATGATTACGGACTATAAACCCAAAAAGGACCCTGACCGACATGAGCAACTATAAACTTACTACAAATGAAAAAAATGTGCTGCTCGCACTGGATGAACTTGCATCCACAACCCCGGAAGATCTTGCAGAAAAAGCATCCATGAAAGTGGAAACTGCAATGCAATCCGCCTTTTTGCTCTCAGAGAACGGACTGGCAGAAGTGAATGATACAGTTACCGAACTGTACTCACTGACAGACGAAGGTCGCACCTATGCAAAAGAGGGACTCCCTGAGAGACAGCTTATCAGTGCCCTGTCCGAGCCAACACCCATCGATGACCTAAAGGAAAAGCTTTCACCAAAGATGGTGGGAATTGCGACCGGATGGCTACGTAAGAAAGGCTGGGCCAGCATTGAGAACGGAATGATGGTCCCATCGGGCGATGCAGAGGAAACTGAGGACGAGAAGATACTTGCCAGTTTCACAGAAAAAGCAAGCACTCTTGAAGAACTTGGAACAGATGGTAAGACCATAAAGGACCTGATCAAACGCAAGCTTGTTTCAAAGACCGAGGAAAAGGACCGTACCATCTCCATAACAGATGCAGGAGTCGAACTTGTAAAAGCAGGCATCACTATTGAAGAGGAGATAAACCAGATCACATCCCAATTATTGAAGAGCGGGGAATGGAAGAACAAGAACTTCAGGCCTTACAACATCCAGACCCCTCCAAGACCGGTTTATGGTGCAAAAGTACACCCATACCAGCGTCTTATCGACCAGATGCGTCAGATCTTCCTTGAGATGGGATTCACCGAGATCAAAGGAGATGTCGTACAAAGCTCATTCTGGAACTTCGATGCACTATTCCAGCCACAGGACCACCCTGCCAGAGAGATGCAGGACACGTTCCACCTTTCAAGCCGTTCAGAGCTTCCTGAAGACTACACTGAAGGCATAAAGGACATGCACGAGCATGGCGGTGACCTCCAGTCCACCGGATGGGGAGGAAAGTGGAGCGAGGATATTGCAAAACGCGATGTATTGAGAACCCACACCACTGCTGTTACCATCAAGTACCTTGCAGACAACCCGAACCCGCCGTTAAAGGCATTTTGTATTGACAGGGCATACCGCCGTGAAACCATCGATCCAACACACACGCCAGAGTTCGAACAGCTTGAAGGCGTAATCATGGACGAGAACATGTCATTTGCGAACCTTCTTGGATGCCTTGAAGAGTTCTATCACAGGATGGGATTCGAGGATGTAAGGTTCAGACCCGGATACTTCCCATACACAGAACCAAGTGTGGAACCTGAGGTATACATTGACGGACTCGGTTGGGTAGAGCTCGGCGGAGCCGGAGTGTTCCGTAAGGAAGTAACCGAACCCCTCGGGATCAAAACTCCCGTACTTGCATGGGGTCTTGGTGTTAGCCGTGTGGCAATGCTTAAGCTCGGACTCAAGGACCTGCGTGAACTTTACCAGTCAGACATCGAATGGTTACGCAAGAGCCAGGTGTGCCAGCTAAAAGATTGAAGAAAAGAATAAATGTAACATAAGCGGCTTTGTGCCGCTTAGATCTATTTTTATATTTATTTTAAACCGTATTAAAAGATCCTTGTCAGGATACCGGTCATCGACCCCGATTCCTTACCTTGAGCAATACCCTGGCAAAAAATGAACGTTTCATTTTCACAGCATTTGAAGGGCAGAGCTCACGGCAACAATAGCATAGGATACATTTACTGTTGTTTATCTTCAGGCGACCGTCTTTCTGTTCAATAGCATGTGCCGAACAGTTCATAACACAGGCACCACACAGGGTGCATTGTGAAGTATTGATAAAAGGTTTGATGGTGAAATACTTCCCAAGTTTTCTGACAAGGAACAGCGGTGCACTTCCCACAAGGGTTGTGCCTGAAAGCCTGAACTTCATACTTACATCATCAATAGGAACTCCCAATACTTCCGGATCCGTAGCACCATAACCACGCTCAATTGCGGCTTTGTTGGTTGGCACATCCATGGGATCAAGACCTATAACCTTTGATGATACAACATCAAGGGATACGCAGTCATAACTTGCCATCACTATGCCCACATCCACAGGCGTGCCTCTTGCAGGACCATTGCCTTCCATCCCCACAACACCATCCATTAACGCAAGATGAGGGACCCTTGCAGAATATATGTCTACTACTGCCTCTGAGAAAAGGTCCTTTTTAGCAAGCATATGGGCTTCTTTCCTGAGCTTTAAAGGAATACTACCGAACATGTTCTTGACAGAACCTGTAAAAAGGGTCAGTTCATGAGTCTTAAGTTTTGGAAGTGATATCACCACATCCGCATCCATTACAGGTTTTGCAATGTAGAGCTGAGAGAAATGTAACGGATCAGGAACATCAACGACAACATAGCCAGAGGTCTCAAAGCTCAGAACTTCTGCACCTGCCTTCTGGGCGGCGTCCCTTATGCCGGACATATCCAGGGCTTCCTCAGTAACTCCCGGATGAGTAATACCTGCACCATCGCCTACTATGGGAATGCCTCCTGCCTCCACAACAAGCTCACACATTGCAGACACAATAGAAGGATGTGTGGTGACCGCTTTCTCAGGAAGTGCTGCAGCAAGCAGGTTCGGCTTTAGAAGTACCCGCGCGCCCGGGAAGATAATGGCTCCAAGACCGCCAACAAGGTCAATTGCCTCCCTGACAGCTTCTTTGGCGTACGAGTAATCTTCACAGCGCACTATGGATACCTGAGTTCCCGGATTCATATCTTTTAGTAACCCCTTTCCCTGCAAGTATCTTTCAGCTTCTTCCTTGTATTGACTATCCCCATGATGTAGGAAGGGATCGTTCCGATAGCAGTACATGTCTCAAGAGAGATCCCCCCACATGTAATGTCAAGATGGTGATCCGAAAAGGAGAACAGTTTTTTGGGCAGACCTTTCCTGCCAAGTCCTACAAGAAGAAGATAGGACTGATTGTGCTCCACCCCATCTGCGATCTCTTCAGGAGTTACAGCGTATTTTTCCTCAGGCTTTGAACTGGTTATCACAGCAGTTCCGAACTGGGACTGGAAGCCCTTCTTTGGAAGGTCGAAGACAAAAAGGCGGTTGCTTTCATGAAGCAATTTCAGAT includes the following:
- a CDS encoding translation initiation factor IF-2 subunit beta; this encodes MDDYEALLERAIENLPDVETTDVRFVIPEPRIFVEGKTTVLENFGNIADVLNRDPDHIMKYLTREMGTAGKLDGNRAIFQGKFPRENIKSNIDAYVEEYVICSECNRPDTQLVKSDRIMILKCSACGAHRPVKKRRTTIATPRDAVEEGEEYEVRIDAVGSKGDGIAKLAKFTIFVPGAAKGDVVKIKIKRISGNLAFAERAS
- a CDS encoding DEAD/DEAH box helicase family protein — encoded protein: MDRKPISIPEFDGLVESGFPNNDVVFFTEQNETGKTGFGVHFFANNKYQQCLTGGLYKYKRNPLETIN
- a CDS encoding radical SAM/SPASM domain-containing protein, whose protein sequence is MANTERKTDMDQSEEDITVLSLPGLTIDLKHQNGFLQLEAKGHLRGVCSPFLKKFNSTLEAEKPALVEKDRVIASTWLPPIPGKVFNRLLYAETQIALGKYIPETVSFEITRQCRCKCDHCVISGGEGDLDVDTVKRTIDEALDMGAVVITFTEGDPLLREDIFELIDYVDKDRAIVNMYTPGTDMTQEVAERLKEVGLHNLLVSIYSTVPEEHDDVRKLEGAFEKATNAIRYGLDAGLLVTMCTHVSPKNIEKLTSMYQFAKELGVHEFSLWESVPKKPEDPIITDEDREVIMEMYRRINATEDGPRIFANTYFEGEMLGCMAGQRWLHVCVEGSVKPCPYIPFSFGNIKTDNLRTIWSRIRKVSDFKGERHSCLMQEKDYLKLVSKIPEDAGTPYDFDLIR
- a CDS encoding tryptophan--tRNA ligase encodes the protein MNMKLDPWGSVNIDDYSKLFDEFGILPFEDICSELPDPHRYMRRKIIFGHRSYDLITDAMKNKDPFSVMSGFMPTGGGHLGHKMVMEEIIWHQKMGGDAFVGIADREAYSVRGVSWEKCRQIGIEDYIVSLIALGFEPNGHIYFQSESENVKELTFELGSKTNFSELSAIYGFSGETSVSHMTSTLSQSADILQPQLSEYGGPKPTVIPVGADQDPHMRLTRGIAHKMNMFRIEGREDKNNNKYFSVRSKAAPEGALADVAERLPWDTKLFEGHVDVFGADDYNKLLNTVREVEIEYGGYAFVPPSSTYHRFMSGLQGGKMSSSVPESIISLKEDPKAAAKKVKRAKTGGRMTLEEQKKLGGDPNNCSAFELLMFHLVEDDKELEEIYDECVCGKRMCGTCKSLAAELMTEFLTEHQEKRELAKDRLDDYGL
- the pheS gene encoding phenylalanine--tRNA ligase subunit alpha, which produces MSNYKLTTNEKNVLLALDELASTTPEDLAEKASMKVETAMQSAFLLSENGLAEVNDTVTELYSLTDEGRTYAKEGLPERQLISALSEPTPIDDLKEKLSPKMVGIATGWLRKKGWASIENGMMVPSGDAEETEDEKILASFTEKASTLEELGTDGKTIKDLIKRKLVSKTEEKDRTISITDAGVELVKAGITIEEEINQITSQLLKSGEWKNKNFRPYNIQTPPRPVYGAKVHPYQRLIDQMRQIFLEMGFTEIKGDVVQSSFWNFDALFQPQDHPAREMQDTFHLSSRSELPEDYTEGIKDMHEHGGDLQSTGWGGKWSEDIAKRDVLRTHTTAVTIKYLADNPNPPLKAFCIDRAYRRETIDPTHTPEFEQLEGVIMDENMSFANLLGCLEEFYHRMGFEDVRFRPGYFPYTEPSVEPEVYIDGLGWVELGGAGVFRKEVTEPLGIKTPVLAWGLGVSRVAMLKLGLKDLRELYQSDIEWLRKSQVCQLKD
- a CDS encoding DUF362 domain-containing protein; this translates as MNPGTQVSIVRCEDYSYAKEAVREAIDLVGGLGAIIFPGARVLLKPNLLAAALPEKAVTTHPSIVSAMCELVVEAGGIPIVGDGAGITHPGVTEEALDMSGIRDAAQKAGAEVLSFETSGYVVVDVPDPLHFSQLYIAKPVMDADVVISLPKLKTHELTLFTGSVKNMFGSIPLKLRKEAHMLAKKDLFSEAVVDIYSARVPHLALMDGVVGMEGNGPARGTPVDVGIVMASYDCVSLDVVSSKVIGLDPMDVPTNKAAIERGYGATDPEVLGVPIDDVSMKFRLSGTTLVGSAPLFLVRKLGKYFTIKPFINTSQCTLCGACVMNCSAHAIEQKDGRLKINNSKCILCYCCRELCPSNAVKMKRSFFARVLLKVRNRGR
- a CDS encoding DUF531 domain-containing protein translates to MLTLGIVNTYDKIKVLDAHYRAIARAAPICYAYGFTLCLFDFPFKMTPEELVEYVMDKTTIGESGKYLKLLHESNRLFVFDLPKKGFQSQFGTAVITSSKPEEKYAVTPEEIADGVEHNQSYLLLVGLGRKGLPKKLFSFSDHHLDITCGGISLETCTAIGTIPSYIMGIVNTRKKLKDTCRERGY